In a single window of the Osmerus eperlanus chromosome 4, fOsmEpe2.1, whole genome shotgun sequence genome:
- the ncoa6 gene encoding nuclear receptor coactivator 6 isoform X2 yields the protein MAHQHSPPSVPQGTEFQAADPYPDSDRDSGVGDDAGEDSDGLHDDNALHWSRGERDVRERGDGDFTIFVAFQGNMEDEDFPVKLERVLNGIPSILELDSAIQPQHVEPWNSVRVTFNIPRDAAERLRLLAQNNQQQLRDLGILSVQIEGEGAINVAMGQNRGQEVRVNGPMGAAGQMRMDVGFPGQPGPGGMRMANPSGSMIPPGPSMAGQAMVPGSSGQMHPRAPRPPSQSDAMDPMLPGMSVQQQLQHPQAGPHGPGPMPPQAAHHMQALQAGRQLNPAALQQLQLQQQQAQLGPRPPFNPSGQIPVPPGWNPAAQGGPAWRKAPPQAQMGPRPPTLASVQTPSHPPPPYPFGSQQAGQVFNSMGQGQLQQQPGVGQFAAPQPKGPQPGPGVVGLPRPPPPMPSSTGPQGNLTAKSPGSSPSPFQQGSPGTPPMMGARPTTPQGFPQGVGSPGRAVLGQQGNMQQGFMGIPQHGQAGPQVHQGGMGGMPKRPPMGFPNMPGNQNFVQGQVTTSAPGTPGGGANQQLQSSQAMTHTGAPPSVSTPNTMQGSSHAQPNVMGLHSGMAGQPPGTTSGPSMGQPQPGLQTQMMGLQHQAQPVSSSPSQMGQGQGQTVLSRPLNPGQRGGMTPPKQMMSQQGQGVMHGQGQMVGGQGHQAMLLQQQQQQQQQQQNSMMEQMVANQMQGNKQAFGGKAQAGVMPGQMMRGPSPNVPANLAQFQAQVGQQQMTPQQQQQMAQMQQQQLQQQHQLQQQQLQQQQQQQHQQQMTQQQPQQVPISANPNQAMGMHGQQMRLPSGHPLVQQQLQQQQLQQQQKQQQQQQAMLQQQQAAQQHPHPLGDPTGGTGDMGVQQMLPDMQAQQQQQQGMMGGPQHMQVGNGHFPGHGMNFNPQFTGQIPMGACGQPGGFPVNKDVTLTSPLLVNLLQSDISASQFGPGGKQGAGGPNQAKPKKKKPPRKKKPKVGEGQQAVEGLGGLDGPSGLEDSELPGLSVEQGVGMDAPGPKLNDFPNRPSGFPGQPGDQRVLQQVPMQFMQQQHQQQQQQMQHMQQQQMQQMQQQQQIQQQQIQQQQQLQMQQQMQMQGLQGPPGQQGAAGPQAQPQGQPQMHPHQLQQQQPQQPHHQQQQQQQQQQQQQMMMMMKMQQEQAKSRMPLPPGGQHPPRGMGTPAEGLRLPVSQQGNMPVMINLQGHGVPPSPDKNRGMPLMVNPQLAGATRRMSHPDAGQGPQGPGSEEAPGGAHTMQDRPGGPEMALQAGNGTQQLGVNQGPNAHMMKPGPGPSAMPHNPGASPQQQIPPQPQQGGPMPGLHFPNVPTTSQSSRPKTPNRASPRPYHHPLTPTNRPPSTEPSEINLSPERLNASIAGLFPPKINIPLPPRQPNLSRGFDQQGLNPTTLKAIGQAPPSLTLPGNNNGSGGGNNGQQPFPTGGGAAGGGGKPDKQPGGGQAKRASPSNSRRSSPASSRKATPSPGRQKVAKMALTSPPHQQQMVNPPGQPMMLSPTSVPPSPGSVPPVVGPGLDAQKPQNPFQGIQGNPTETPREGQGMAQPPPVREQVAPRLASPCGPTPQESKSGPEQTGTVERPLTLSAAPQQDPVSAGSPALRDAPTSLNQLLDIAGTPSGPPRPTQGTPTGDVTGTESPKPFGGPERPLNLPSGSQPNSDLAAPVCSAPAGNEPDSKAKLTSVSSPHLSGSSSSLLANASLNPNTNSNLNPNPNSSPSVNLQSQNPVPTPSSSPSVTLGSSPNPATAVSHSSPTSSVSPGLNPNLALASKPTLNPGPTKPVTSVPAVLQIPAAAAPPGQITVFVTSSPMASISSPSHKAPSPAPLSSMAAIPNKNPMRPQDVRQQVPTIPAPPRPPHLSTTTTAPMFMNPILQVPAASVAPNAPAVSQAVSMAGPLPMSTASIQLTSATVTVSNQPSSTASAASAQPARTLVGKVQTAATGSPPSQVSFGMSPPPQQQGPSTPKLDPSTQKSSAPVGSPSPRPSSSPTASVPLQQPLGSPPPCSSPGATASTRKSPMSPVSVAQVKSNTVQAAAPVASTPEPTRSPEERPAQPPEVPITPCLSAGAGPPQASPPPPPAPVTQTEAPAPQTQAVPTVTVPPPLPTPAPAQTPAPAPAPLTSPTTTAPPPPGAPRSPPVHSPPPSSAPSAALPKPPNPPEVPPAAASSPAVPNPPEAQPVQASPPATELPSQPAAPPGSPSLADNTQTNPAPVQTEESQPEEPAASEKTDEVSSVTEPGWAKKRKTPVNLVPRVAVEKPKGPSRRSSRAEKEPEEEPVTDSVQRKRSARPGASAAAKETGASPTQAKRRKSK from the exons ATGGCACACCAACACAGCCCACCCTCAGTTCCTCAAGGGACAGAATTCCAAGCAGCTGATCCCTATCCTGACTCCGACCGGGATTCTGGGGTGGGAGATGATGCCGGAGAGGACTCTGATGGTCTTCATGACGACAACGCTTTGCACTGgtcacggggagagagagacgtgagggaaagaggagatggagatttTACAATATTTGTTGCTTTTCAAGGCAATATGGAGGATGAAGACTTTCCTGTTAAACTTGAGAGGGTTTTGAACGGAATACCAAGCATTCTTGAATTGG ACTCTGCGATACAGCCCCAGCATGTGGAGCCATGGAACAGTGTGCGGGTCACCTTCAACATTCCCCGGGACGCAGCGGAGCGCCTCAGACTGCTGGCCCAGAACAATCAGCAGCAGCTCAGAGACCTGGGGATCCTCTCTGTGCAGATAGAAG GCGAAGGAGCCATCAACGTAGCCATGGGGCAGAACAGGGGTCAGGAGGTCAGGGTGAACGGGCCGATGGGAGCAGCTGGACAGATGAGGATGGATGTGGGCTTCCCAGGTCAGCCTGGTCCAG GAGGTATGAGGATGGCTAACCCTTCAGGGTCCATGATTCCCCCTGGTCCTAGCATGGCTGGCCAGGCGATGGTCCCAGGCAGCAGTGGGCAGATGCACCCCAgagcccccagacccccctcacAGTCCG ATGCAATGGACCCAATGCTCCCCGGCATGTCtgtccagcagcagctccagcaccCCCAGGCTGGCCCCCACGGCCCCGGCCCCATGCCCCCCCAGGCGGCCCACCACATGCAGGCCCTGCAGGCCGGGAGACAGCtcaaccctgctgccctccagcaactccagctccagcagcagcaagCCCAGCTGGGCCCCAGGCCTCCGTTCAACCCCTCCGGCCAGATCCCCGTCCCTCCAGGCTGGAACCCTGCTGCCCAGGGAGGCCCGGCCTGGAGGAAAGCCCCACCCCAGGCCCAGAtgggcccccggccccccactCTTGCCTCGGTTCAGACCCCaagccaccctccacccccgtaCCCGTTTGGTAGTCAGCAAGCTGGCCAGGTGTTCAACTCCATGGGACAGGGACAGTTGCAGCAGCAGCCAGGGGTGGGGCAGTTTGCTGCTCCCCAGCCCAAAGGCCCCCAGCCTGGACCTGGAGTAGTAGGGCTCCCTAGACCTCCTCCACCCATGCCATCCTCCACTGGGCCACAGGGCAATCTCACCGCCAAGTCCCCCGGTTCTTCCCCATCCCCATTCCAGCAAGGTTCGCCAGGGACCCCGCCCATGATGGGGGCAAGACCGACAACCCCACAGGGTTTCCCACAAGGGGTGGGATCACCAGGCAGGGCAGTCCTTGGCCAACAGGGTAACATGCAACAAGGGTTCATGGGAATACCCCAGCATGGACAAGCAGGGCCTCAAGTTCATCAAGGAGGAATGGGAG GAATGCCTAAGCGTCCTCCGATGGGCTTCCCCAACATGCCAGGGAACCAAAACTTCGTCCAAGGGCAGGTGACCACCAGTGCTCCAGGCACCCCTGGTGGGGGAGCCAATCAGCAGCTCCAGAGCAGCCAAGCTATGACCCACACAG GAGCTCCACCTTCCGTATCCACTCCCAACACCATGCAGGGCTCCTCCCACGCCCAGCCCAATGTTATGGGCCTTCATAGCGGTATGGCAGGCCAGCCCCCAGGCACCACTTCTGGCCCAAGCATGGGCCAGCCTCAGCCTGGCCTCCAGACCCAGATGATGGGCCTCCAGCACCAGGCCCAGCccgtgtcctcctcccccagccagaTGGGTCAGGGCCAGGGTCAGACTGTCCTCTCCAGGCCCCTCAACcccgggcagagaggagggatgacccCACCTAAGCAGATGATGtcccagcagggccagggggtgaTGCATGGGCAGGGTCAGATGGTTGGAGGCCAGGGGCACCAGGCTATgctcctgcagcagcagcagcagcagcagcaacagcagcagaacTCCATGATGGAGCAAATGGTGGCGAATCAGATGCAAGGAAACAAGCAGGCGTTTGGTGGGAAGGCTCAGGCGGGGGTGATGCCAGGGCAGATGATGCGAGGTCCCTCTCCCAACGTACCGGCTAACCTGGCCCAGTTCCAGGCCCAGGTAGGCCAGCAGCAGATgaccccccagcagcagcagcaaatgGCTCAGATGCAACAGCAGCAGTTGCAGCAACAGCATCAGCTACAGCAACAACAactacagcagcagcagcaacagcagcatcaACAACAGATGACACAGCAACAGCCACAGCAAGTTCCTATCAGCGCCAACCCGAACCAAGCCATGGGCATGCATGGCCAGCAGATGAGACTCCCTAGTGGGCACCCTCTGGTTCAGCAGCAGTTGCAGCAACAGCAGCTTCAGcagcaacaaaaacaacagcagcagcagcaggccatGCTGCAACAGCAGCAAGCCGCCCAACAGCACCCCCATCCGCTGGGGGATCCTACCGGTGGTACAGGAGACATGGGGGTCCAGCAGATGCTGCCAGACATGCAGgcacagcaacagcagcagcaaggcATGATGGGAGGGCCCCAGCACATGCAGGTGGGCAACGGGCACTTTCCGGGGCACGGCATGAACTTCAACCCCCAGTTTACGGGTCAGATACCCATGGGAGCGTGCGGTCAGCCCGGAGGTTTCCCTGTCAACAAGGATGTGACGCTGACCAGTCCGCTGCTGGTCAATCTGCTTCAGAGCGATATCTCAGCCAGCCAGTTTGGCCCTGGTGGgaagcagggggcaggggggcccaaCCAGGCGAAACCCAAGAAGAAGAAACCACCACGGAAGAAGAAGCCCAAAGTTGGGGAGGGCCAGCAGGCTGTGGAGGGGCTTGG GGGTCTGGATGGGCCATCAGGCCTGGAAGACTCTGAGCTGCCAGGCCTCAGTGTGGAgcagggggtggggatggaCGCCCCGGGCCCCAAACTCAACGACTTCCCCAACAGGCCCTCCG ggttcccaggccagccaggagaCCAGAGAGTTCTGCAGCAGGTGCCCATGCAGTTTATGCAACAACAGcatcagcaacaacaacaacaaatgcagCACATGCAACAACAGCAGATGCAGCAgatgcagcagcagcaacaaatcCAACAACAGcaaattcaacaacaacaacagctgcagaTGCAGCAGCAGATGCAGATGCAGGGGCTGCAGGGTCCTCcaggccagcagggggcagcagggccTCAGGCACAACCTCAAGGCCAGCCTCAGATGCACCCTCACcagttacaacaacaacagccccaGCAACCACAccaccaacaacaacagcagcagcagcagcagcaacaacagcag atgatgatgatgatgaagatgcagcagGAGCAGGCCAAGAGCCGCATGCCCCTCCCGCCAGGAGGGCAGCACCCCCCCAGGGGGATGGGCACCCCCGCTGAGGGCCTGAGGCTGCCGGTGTCCCAGCAGGGAAACATGCCCGTCATGATCAACCTGCAGGGCCACGGAGTCCCTCCTTCCCCTGATAAGAACAGAGGGATGCCCCTCATGGTCAACCCCCAG CTGGCTGGAGCAACAAGGAGGATGTCCCACCCTGATGCAGGGCAGGGTCCCCAGGGACCGGGGTCCGAGGAGGCTCCTGGAGGAGCCCACACCATGCAGGATAGACCGGGGGGCCCGGAGATGGCCCTGCAGGCTGGGAACGGAACCCAACAGTTGGGGGTCAACCAGGGCCCCAACGCCCACATGATGAAGCCGGGCCCCGGTCCCTCCGCCATGCCCCACAACCCTGGAGCCAGCCCCCAGCAGCAGATACCCCCTCAGCCCCAGCAAGGAGGCCCAATGCCTGGCCTCCACTTTCCCAACGTCCCCACCACCTCCCAAAGCTCCAGGCCCAAAACCCCGAACCGGGCCAGCCCCAGACCGTAccaccaccctctcacccccaccaacCGTCCACCCAGCACCGAGCCCTCTGAGATCAACCTCTCCCCAGAGAGGCTGAACGCCTCCATCGCTGGCCTCTTCCCTCCCAAGATCAacatccctctgcccccccgccAGCCCAACCTAAGCAGGGGCTTCGACCAGCAGGGCCTGAACCCCACCACACTGAAAGCCATAGGGCAGGCCCCTCCTAGTTTAACTCTGCCCGGCAACAACAACGGCAGCGGTGGGGGTAACAACGGCCAGCAGCCTTTTCCAACAGGCGGCGGCGCGGCGGGCGGTGGTGGGAAGCCGGACAAGcagccaggaggaggccaggcgaAGAGGGCCAGTCCCAGCAACAGCCGCAGGTCCAGCCCGGCTTCCAGCCGCAAAGCCACCCCCAGCCCAGGCAGGCAGAAGGTGGCCAAGATGGCGcttacctcccctccccaccagcaGCAGATGGTCAACCCCCCGGGACAGCCCATGATGCTGAGCCCCACCTCGGTGCCTCCCAGCCCGGGTTCTGTTCCCCCAGTGGTCGGGCCAGGCCTGGATGCCCAAAAACCTCAGAACCCCTTCCAGGGCATCCAGGGGAACCCCACCGAAACACCCAGGGAAGGGCAGGGCATGGCCCAGCCCCCGCCTGTGAGGGAGCAGGTGGCTCCAAGGCTGGCCAGCCCTTGCGGGCCTACTCCCCAGGAGTCTAAATCGGGGCCGGAGCAGACAGGGACAGTGGAGAGGCCCCTCACCCTTTcagcagctcctcagcaggaccCCGTGTCAGCGGGTTCTCCTGCCCTCAGAGATGCCCCCACATCCCTCAACCAGCTACTGGACATCGCAGGCACCCCCAGTGGGCCTCCAAGGCCCACTCAGGGTACTCCAACTGGGGACGTCACTGGAACAGAGAGCCCTAAACCTTTTGGAGGCCCAGAGAGACCGCTGAATCTCCCCAGCGGCTCTCAGCCGAACTCTGACTTGGCAGCACCTGTTTGCTCAGCTCCTGCAGGGAATGAGCCAGACTCGAAGGCCAAGCTTACCTCTGTATCCAGCCCCCACTTATCTGGCAGCAGTTCAAGCTTACTGGCTAACGCCAGTCTAAATCCCAACACTAACTCaaacctgaaccctaaccccaactcTAGCCCTAGTGTCAATCTCCAGTCCCAGAATCCAGTCCCCACTCCTAGTTCCAGTCCCTCTGTCACCCTCGGCTCAAGTCCCAACCCGGCTACCGCAGTCAGCCACAGCAGTCCCACATCCAGTGTCAGCCCCGGTCTAAACCCCAACCTTGCGCTCGCTTCGAAGCCGACCCTTAACCCCGGTCCAACCAAACCGGTGACCAGTGTCCCTGCGGTCCTGCAGATTCCTGCTGCCGCCGCCCCGCCTGGCCAGATTACCGTCTTTGTCACCTCCAGCCCCAtggcctccatctcctccccctcccacaaggccccatctccagcccccctctcgtCCATGGCGGCCATCCCCAACAAGAACCCCATGAGACCTCAAGATGTCCGTCAGCAGGTCCCCAccatccctgcccctcctcgcccccctcacttatccaccaccaccaccgcccccaTGTTTATGAACCCCATCCTCCAGGTCCCGGCTGCCTCTGTGGCCCCCAACGCCCCTGCAGTGTCCCAGGCCGTCTCCATGGCAGGGCCTCTCCCGATGTCCACGGCATCCATTCAGCTCACCTCTGCCACAGTTACGGTCTCcaaccagccctcctccacagccagCGCGGCCAGCGCTCAGCCCGCCAGAACACTAGTAGGGAAGGTCCAGACAGCTGCCACTGGCTCCCCCCCATCCCAAGTGTCGTTTGgcatgtccccccctccccagcagcaAGGCCCTAGCACTCCCAAACTGGACCCCTCCACCCAGAAGTCCAGTGCCCCTGTCGGGAGTCCATCGCCCCGTCCCAGCTCTTCTCCCACAGCCTCggttccccttcagcagccCCTGggctcccctccaccctgctccagccCTGGAGCCACAGCAAGCACCCGCAAGAGCCCCATGTCTCCGGTCTCTGTCGCCCAAGTTAAGAGTAATACTGTCCAGGCTGCTGCACCTGTGGCCAGCACACCCGAGCCCACACGCAGCCCAGAGGAAAGGCCTGCCCAGCCCCCAGAGGTGCCCATCACGCCTTGCCTCAGTGCTGGGGCAGGGCCCCCTcaggcctcccctcctccacctcctgcccCCGTCACCCAGACAGAAGCTCCGGCTCCACAGACCCAGGCTGTTCCAACAGTCAccgttccccctcctctccccactcctGCTCCCGCTCAgactccagccccagctcctgcccctCTTACCAGCCCCACCACTactgccccgccccctcctggtGCCCCTCGTTCCCCTCCGGTCCACagtccccctccatcctccgccCCCAGTGCTGCCCTCCCCAAGCCCCCCAACCCTCCAGAAGTCCCTCCTGCAGCTGCATCCTCCCCAGCCGTCCCTAACCCTCCAGAGGCCCAGCCTGTCCAGGCTTCTCCCCCAGCCACGGAGcttcccagccagccagcagctcCACCAGGGTCCCCATCTCTGGCAGACAACACCCAGACCAACCCAG CTCCAGTTCAAACTGAAGAATCCCAGCCAGAAGAGCCTGCTGCCAGTGAAAAGACTG ATGAGGTGTCCAGCGTAACAGAACCGGG ATGGGCAAAGAAAAGAAAGACTCCCGTCAACTTAGTCCCAAG GGTGGCCGTGGAGAAGCCCAAGGGGCCCAGCAGACGGAGCTCGCGGGCGGAGAAGGAGCCGGAGGAGGAGCCAGTGACTGACAGTGTGCAGAGGAAGAGGTCGGCCCGACCCGGAGCCAGTGCTGCTGCAAAAG AAACTGGTGCCAGTCCTACCCAGGCCAAACGAAGGAAATCTAAATAG